Proteins encoded together in one Microbacterium sp. zg-Y625 window:
- a CDS encoding epimerase: MTDRPVAVIAGASGFVGAALVRAFGEDGYEVRRIGRSEKHRWTDQASVARAVDGADVVVNLAGKSVNCRYTDVNRDEILRSRIDTTRALREAVAAAARPPAVWLNASTATIYRHAMDRPQDEVTGELGAGFSVDVAREWEREFFAGDLPSTRRVALRMAIVLGDGPATNMLFTLARVGLGGPQYDGWWPPHRRYRGIGARPTGDDRSTWHRTKGRQKFSWVHLDDAVDAIRFLRDRRDISGPVNLASPNPADNRTLMRTLRRSVRMPVGLPAWRWMLEPAMWVLRTEPELVLKSRWVVPRRLTDAGFAFRYPQLGTAVKDLSSR, translated from the coding sequence GTGACAGACAGGCCGGTCGCCGTGATCGCGGGTGCGAGCGGGTTCGTCGGGGCGGCACTGGTGCGAGCCTTCGGCGAAGACGGCTACGAAGTCCGCCGGATCGGTCGATCCGAGAAGCACCGATGGACAGACCAGGCCAGTGTGGCGCGCGCCGTCGACGGTGCGGATGTCGTGGTGAACCTCGCGGGCAAATCGGTGAACTGCCGCTACACCGACGTGAACCGTGACGAGATCCTCCGCTCCCGAATCGACACCACCCGTGCACTGCGCGAGGCCGTCGCGGCTGCGGCCCGCCCTCCGGCGGTCTGGCTCAACGCATCGACGGCGACCATCTATCGGCATGCGATGGACCGCCCGCAGGACGAGGTCACGGGCGAACTCGGCGCGGGGTTCTCGGTCGACGTCGCGCGGGAATGGGAACGGGAGTTCTTCGCCGGCGACCTTCCGTCGACTCGCCGCGTCGCGCTTCGGATGGCGATCGTCCTCGGCGATGGCCCCGCCACGAACATGCTGTTCACCCTGGCGAGGGTCGGCCTCGGCGGACCGCAGTACGACGGATGGTGGCCGCCGCACCGCCGCTACCGCGGCATCGGAGCGCGCCCGACCGGAGACGACCGCTCGACCTGGCATCGCACGAAGGGCCGGCAGAAGTTCAGCTGGGTGCACCTCGACGACGCCGTCGATGCCATCCGGTTCCTCCGCGATCGTCGCGACATCTCGGGACCGGTGAACCTCGCGAGCCCGAACCCCGCTGACAACCGCACGCTCATGCGCACGCTGCGCCGCTCGGTGCGCATGCCCGTCGGGCTCCCCGCGTGGCGCTGGATGCTGGAACCGGCGATGTGGGTGCTGCGCACCGAGCCGGAGCTCGTCCTCAAGAGCCGGTGGGTCGTGCCCCGCAGACTGACAGACGCGGGCTTCGCGTTCCGGTACCCGCAGCTCGGCACGGCGGTGAAAGACCTCAGCTCGCGCTGA
- a CDS encoding response regulator transcription factor: MIRLLIADDQAVVRTGLAVILGAEPDIEVVGQAADGEEAVQLARRLRPDVVCMDIRMPVKDGIEATREITADPDLQVDVLVLTTFDVDADVFAALDAGAAGFLLKGADERTLAAAVRSVAAGEGTLDQRLTRRILHEFVANRRSAPSSRPSAPSTTPLTDREVDVLRLLAEGLSNAEIAARLFVEPTTVKYHLAGLLQKTASRDRLQAALWGIRAGVVDP; the protein is encoded by the coding sequence GTGATCAGACTGCTCATCGCGGACGACCAGGCGGTCGTCCGCACCGGACTCGCGGTGATCCTCGGGGCCGAGCCCGACATCGAGGTCGTCGGTCAGGCGGCGGACGGCGAGGAGGCGGTGCAGCTGGCGCGCCGACTGCGCCCCGATGTCGTGTGCATGGACATCCGGATGCCGGTGAAGGACGGCATCGAGGCAACCCGCGAAATCACCGCCGACCCGGACCTCCAGGTCGACGTGCTCGTGCTCACGACCTTCGACGTCGACGCCGACGTGTTCGCGGCGCTGGATGCCGGGGCGGCGGGCTTTCTCCTGAAGGGCGCCGATGAACGCACGCTTGCGGCGGCCGTGCGCTCGGTGGCGGCGGGGGAGGGGACTCTCGATCAACGCCTCACGCGCAGGATCCTGCACGAGTTCGTGGCGAATCGACGGTCTGCGCCGTCCTCCCGCCCGTCAGCGCCCTCGACCACGCCGCTCACCGATCGCGAGGTCGACGTGCTGCGCCTTCTCGCGGAGGGCCTGTCGAACGCCGAGATCGCCGCGCGCCTGTTCGTCGAACCGACCACGGTGAAGTACCACCTGGCGGGTCTCCTGCAGAAGACGGCATCGCGTGACAGGTTGCAGGCGGCGCTCTGGGGCATCCGCGCCGGCGTGGTTGATCCGTGA
- a CDS encoding sensor histidine kinase, with translation MPRPARSHLGATVRAAVAPVLTLAVAVGYVGADLAGALTEPPPAAVPPLVHGGLVVMQAIALLFRRRAPLTVLPVVVGLDLAILATSGGELGIGALAVIVATYTAIRRGRPRRRAYVVAAAAALATALVGGVAMIAAGVPALITVLAGGARIALLTALPAAAAEYMLGRERLAHATREQAAAAERERRAAAEAEVRAERTALARELHDIAGHHLSGIIVSAQAASALTRTDPEQARETLQALQQNARTALADLRRTVGLLRTEDEGPSAAPGTPPSVAEISTLIEAARARGQDVTLQVDGERAVLSPLAETAAYRMVQESLANAARHAPGTVCRVHVEYRPDAAELTVRNGAPLGMAASPATAGGYGIAGMRERADLVGATLSSGPQPDGGWRNRLTIPLQQDRGAP, from the coding sequence ATGCCCAGACCAGCCCGGTCGCATCTCGGGGCGACCGTCCGTGCGGCGGTCGCCCCCGTGCTGACCCTCGCCGTGGCCGTCGGGTACGTCGGCGCCGACCTGGCCGGGGCTCTCACCGAGCCGCCACCGGCAGCGGTCCCGCCCCTCGTGCACGGCGGTCTTGTGGTGATGCAGGCGATCGCGCTGCTGTTCCGTCGACGCGCGCCGCTCACCGTGCTGCCGGTCGTCGTCGGGCTGGACCTCGCCATCCTCGCCACGAGCGGGGGAGAGCTGGGTATCGGCGCGCTGGCCGTCATCGTCGCCACGTACACCGCGATCCGTCGCGGCCGTCCGCGCCGCCGTGCGTACGTCGTCGCCGCAGCGGCCGCGCTCGCCACCGCGCTCGTCGGCGGCGTGGCCATGATCGCAGCGGGTGTGCCGGCGCTCATCACCGTTCTCGCCGGCGGCGCGCGCATCGCGCTGCTCACGGCATTGCCCGCGGCGGCGGCGGAGTACATGCTCGGGCGCGAACGGCTGGCGCACGCGACGCGCGAGCAGGCGGCGGCGGCCGAACGGGAGCGACGAGCGGCCGCCGAGGCCGAGGTCCGGGCAGAGCGCACCGCCCTGGCGCGCGAACTGCACGACATCGCCGGCCATCACCTGAGCGGCATCATCGTCAGCGCGCAGGCCGCCTCGGCGCTCACGCGCACGGATCCCGAACAGGCCCGCGAGACCCTCCAGGCGCTCCAGCAGAACGCTCGTACGGCCCTGGCTGACCTTCGGCGCACGGTGGGACTGCTGCGCACGGAGGACGAGGGTCCGTCGGCCGCGCCCGGTACGCCACCGTCCGTCGCGGAGATCTCCACACTCATCGAGGCCGCCCGCGCGCGCGGCCAGGATGTGACGCTGCAGGTCGACGGTGAGCGGGCCGTCCTGAGCCCCCTTGCTGAGACCGCCGCGTACCGCATGGTGCAGGAATCCCTCGCCAACGCCGCCCGGCACGCGCCGGGGACCGTGTGCCGCGTGCACGTCGAGTACCGGCCGGATGCCGCCGAGCTCACGGTGCGCAACGGCGCGCCGCTCGGAATGGCCGCTTCGCCAGCCACGGCAGGCGGGTACGGCATAGCCGGGATGCGGGAACGGGCCGACCTCGTCGGCGCCACCCTCTCGAGCGGACCCCAGCCCGACGGCGGGTGGCGCAATCGCCTCACGATTCCCCTCCAGCAGGACCGGGGAGCGCCGTGA